One Frankia alni ACN14a DNA window includes the following coding sequences:
- a CDS encoding SAM-dependent methyltransferase, producing MTTSVELAAATPAPTPAGETNQHYDLDPEIFGLFLDPLRKYSSGLYRRPGLTLAEAQIAKLHFVADRLRLAPGQRLLDVGCGWGSLILFMAREYRAEVTGVSPAGRQHEFIAGRAAELGLTDLVSTRVGKFADVELPARSFDAVTMLGSIVHMPDVDGAVRRARSMLRRGGHFYVSESCFRNAAARDEFDRRAGTEFVRNSIFGWGDMRPLSELVRAVEDAGFSVTSVDDLTDDYRRTIDDWLARVAAGAAAIDDLRPGTAAELTRYLEVANAGWGFTTKHYALVCRNAR from the coding sequence ATGACCACCTCCGTCGAGCTCGCCGCCGCCACGCCCGCGCCCACGCCCGCGGGCGAGACCAACCAGCACTACGACCTCGACCCGGAGATCTTCGGGCTTTTCCTCGACCCGCTGCGCAAGTACTCCTCCGGGCTCTACCGGCGCCCCGGGCTCACCCTCGCCGAGGCGCAGATCGCCAAGCTGCACTTCGTCGCCGACCGGCTGCGGCTGGCCCCCGGGCAGCGGCTGCTCGACGTCGGCTGCGGCTGGGGGTCGCTGATCCTGTTCATGGCGCGGGAGTACCGCGCCGAGGTCACCGGGGTCAGCCCGGCCGGACGCCAGCACGAGTTCATCGCAGGCCGCGCCGCGGAGCTGGGCCTGACCGACCTCGTCTCCACCCGTGTCGGGAAGTTCGCCGACGTCGAGCTCCCGGCGCGCTCGTTCGACGCGGTCACCATGCTCGGCTCGATCGTCCACATGCCCGACGTCGACGGGGCGGTGCGTCGCGCCCGGTCCATGCTGCGCCGCGGCGGCCACTTCTACGTGTCGGAGAGCTGCTTTCGCAACGCCGCGGCGCGCGACGAGTTCGATCGCCGCGCCGGCACCGAGTTCGTCCGCAACTCCATCTTCGGCTGGGGCGACATGCGGCCGCTGTCGGAACTCGTCCGCGCCGTCGAGGACGCCGGCTTCTCGGTGACGAGCGTCGACGACCTCACCGACGACTACCGCCGCACGATCGACGACTGGCTGGCCCGCGTCGCCGCCGGCGCGGCGGCGATCGACGACCTGCGCCCGGGCACGGCGGCGGAGCTGACCCGCTACCTGGAGGTCGCGAACGCCGGATGGGGCTTCACGACCAAGCACTACGCGCTGGTCTGCCGCAACGCCCGCTGA
- a CDS encoding PaaI family thioesterase — MEHNGVSAQAEVTKRIDDLRVLLEHGLTEGVGVGHSLGVRMRTLEVGRTVWTLQPSPAAANAMFTVHGGVIATLMDTAMGSAVYTSLPPEVFYTTLELKVNFVRSVNLDAAALECVGRTVHVGRRTATAEAQVTNSAGKLVAHGSCTCLLTPAS; from the coding sequence GTGGAGCACAACGGCGTCAGCGCGCAGGCCGAGGTCACCAAGCGCATCGACGACCTTCGCGTACTGCTGGAACACGGCCTCACGGAGGGGGTCGGCGTGGGCCACTCGCTGGGCGTGCGGATGCGAACCCTGGAGGTGGGGCGGACGGTCTGGACGCTGCAGCCGTCGCCGGCCGCGGCCAACGCGATGTTCACGGTGCACGGCGGCGTCATCGCGACGCTGATGGACACGGCGATGGGCAGCGCCGTGTACACGAGCCTGCCACCCGAGGTCTTCTACACGACGCTGGAACTGAAGGTGAACTTTGTGCGTTCGGTGAATCTCGACGCGGCGGCGCTGGAATGCGTCGGGCGGACGGTTCACGTGGGGCGCCGGACGGCGACCGCCGAGGCTCAGGTCACCAATTCCGCCGGCAAGCTCGTCGCGCACGGAAGCTGCACCTGCCTGCTGACCCCCGCGAGCTGA
- a CDS encoding phenazine antibiotic biosynthesis protein: MSSPVLDLPRAGLPAGDPASYPAVDPDEYIAALMRWHFTASTGSPFWLRRARSLDFDPIADVRTFADLRLFPNVVDEFRDVPVEDLIPRGLTGEDRVIAGVYESGGTTGSPKRFVMFDRWMEFALGWDEHHYAAVGPANVLAVAPSGPHMFGEFAARRARRHDGLRFTVDLDPRWIKRLIERDGPAAADAYAEHIVDQAAHILTTQAVGILITTPPLLERMARRDDLVGLIRKNVRFICWSGAHMDADSREIFQTEVFPGIPLKGLYGSTTILGMSRERPGEGLDGLALFDPPSPYIVFRVVDPATGQDVALGDRGQVVMNHLTKYALIPNNLERDHAVAAEPPPGWLGCSVADVGPVATFDDHAVIEGVY, encoded by the coding sequence ATGAGTTCCCCCGTCCTCGATCTTCCCCGGGCCGGCCTACCCGCCGGGGATCCCGCCTCGTATCCCGCCGTGGATCCCGATGAGTACATCGCCGCCCTGATGCGCTGGCACTTCACCGCGTCGACGGGCAGCCCGTTCTGGCTGCGCCGGGCGCGCAGCCTCGACTTCGACCCGATCGCCGACGTGCGTACCTTCGCCGACCTGCGCCTGTTCCCGAACGTCGTGGACGAGTTCCGGGACGTGCCCGTCGAGGACCTGATCCCACGGGGCCTCACCGGCGAGGACCGGGTGATCGCCGGTGTCTACGAGAGCGGCGGCACCACCGGGTCGCCGAAGCGGTTCGTCATGTTCGACCGCTGGATGGAGTTCGCGCTCGGCTGGGACGAACACCACTACGCCGCTGTCGGGCCGGCGAACGTGCTGGCGGTCGCCCCCAGCGGCCCACACATGTTCGGCGAGTTCGCCGCGCGCCGCGCGCGTCGCCACGACGGTCTGCGGTTCACCGTAGACCTCGACCCACGGTGGATCAAGCGGCTCATCGAGCGGGACGGGCCCGCCGCGGCGGACGCCTACGCCGAGCACATCGTCGACCAGGCCGCGCACATTCTGACCACCCAGGCGGTGGGCATCCTCATCACCACGCCCCCGCTGCTCGAACGGATGGCGCGCCGCGACGACCTCGTCGGGCTGATCCGCAAGAACGTCCGGTTCATCTGCTGGAGCGGCGCCCACATGGACGCGGACTCCCGGGAGATCTTTCAGACGGAGGTCTTCCCCGGCATCCCGCTCAAGGGCCTGTACGGCAGCACCACCATCCTCGGGATGTCCCGGGAGCGGCCGGGGGAGGGCCTCGACGGCCTCGCGCTGTTCGACCCGCCGAGCCCGTACATCGTCTTCCGGGTCGTCGATCCCGCGACCGGGCAGGACGTGGCCCTCGGTGACCGCGGGCAGGTCGTGATGAACCACCTGACCAAGTACGCCCTCATCCCGAACAACCTCGAACGCGATCACGCCGTCGCCGCCGAGCCGCCGCCGGGCTGGCTCGGCTGTTCGGTCGCCGACGTCGGACCGGTCGCCACGTTCGACGATCATGCAGTCATCGAAGGGGTCTACTGA
- a CDS encoding AMP-binding protein: MRGTTLPGALDEAAATGPDVAVSFPSSAERLTLAELAARTTALARALVADGVAPGERIGVFSRNNADFVTAVIAVGRAGAAACPLPLPTSAGDLAGYAARIAAVTSAAGVSRVLVGAGADGLTRRLAPVLGALRFDGIAGLTRSARDGVALPAVSPSDLAIVQFTSGSTAVPKGVVLTHRNVVHGTAAIVDGIGLGDGDHGATWLPLYHDMGLFGALSAILTAVPMTIWSPTTFIKDPASWLRAFAEIGATVAPSPNFGYDALLAALGPDELAGLDLRRWRVALNGAEPVSPVTVARFGAHFAPAGFAPEAMFPVYGMAEATLAVTFPPLGRPPVTTWVDRDRLARDGIAVPVPAGAAAARGLVGVGRPVRGMRLRIVDDERRTVADGTVGEIEIAGDAVTAGYLTAGGTPTAIEADPSGERWLPTGDLGFLLAGELHVSGRRKEMIIVRGVNYYPEDAEALVRDAPGVHRRRCVAVAAADTDESGAGVESLTVIAETTLDDAADRVRLAADLRVAVGSALGLAEVSVRLVAPDALPRTSSGKFRRAEARDLARQ, translated from the coding sequence ATGCGAGGTACGACGCTGCCCGGCGCCCTCGACGAGGCCGCGGCGACCGGGCCCGACGTCGCCGTGAGCTTCCCCTCCTCGGCCGAGCGGCTCACCCTGGCCGAACTCGCCGCCCGCACGACCGCGCTCGCCCGTGCCCTGGTCGCCGACGGTGTGGCGCCCGGGGAACGGATCGGGGTGTTCAGCCGCAACAACGCCGACTTCGTGACCGCGGTCATCGCCGTCGGCCGGGCCGGCGCCGCCGCCTGCCCGCTGCCGCTGCCGACCTCGGCGGGTGACCTCGCCGGCTACGCCGCCCGGATCGCCGCCGTGACGAGCGCGGCCGGCGTCTCCCGCGTGCTGGTCGGGGCGGGCGCCGACGGCCTGACCCGCCGGCTCGCGCCGGTGCTGGGCGCGCTGCGGTTCGACGGCATCGCCGGGCTCACCCGATCGGCCCGCGACGGCGTGGCGCTGCCGGCCGTGTCGCCGTCCGACCTGGCCATCGTGCAGTTCACTTCGGGCAGCACCGCCGTGCCCAAGGGCGTCGTGCTGACCCACCGCAACGTCGTGCACGGCACCGCGGCCATCGTCGACGGCATCGGGCTGGGCGACGGCGACCACGGCGCCACCTGGCTGCCGCTTTACCACGACATGGGCCTGTTCGGCGCGCTGAGCGCGATCCTCACCGCGGTGCCGATGACGATCTGGTCGCCGACGACGTTCATCAAGGACCCGGCGTCCTGGCTGCGCGCGTTCGCCGAGATCGGCGCCACCGTCGCCCCGTCGCCGAACTTCGGCTACGACGCCCTGCTGGCGGCGCTCGGCCCGGACGAGCTCGCGGGCCTGGACCTGCGCCGCTGGCGGGTGGCCCTCAACGGCGCGGAGCCGGTGAGTCCGGTCACGGTGGCGCGCTTCGGCGCGCACTTCGCCCCGGCCGGATTCGCCCCCGAGGCGATGTTCCCCGTCTACGGGATGGCCGAGGCGACCCTTGCCGTCACGTTCCCGCCCCTGGGCCGGCCGCCGGTGACGACCTGGGTCGACCGCGACCGGCTGGCCCGCGACGGCATCGCCGTGCCGGTGCCCGCGGGCGCCGCCGCGGCACGCGGGCTGGTCGGCGTCGGGCGGCCGGTGCGGGGGATGCGGCTGCGGATCGTCGACGACGAGCGCCGCACCGTCGCCGACGGCACCGTCGGGGAGATCGAGATCGCCGGCGACGCGGTCACCGCCGGCTACCTCACCGCCGGGGGCACGCCCACGGCGATCGAGGCGGACCCGTCCGGTGAACGGTGGCTGCCGACCGGCGATCTGGGCTTCCTGCTCGCCGGCGAGCTCCACGTGAGCGGCCGGCGCAAAGAAATGATCATCGTGCGAGGGGTGAACTACTACCCCGAGGACGCCGAGGCCCTCGTCCGCGACGCCCCGGGGGTGCACCGCCGCCGGTGCGTCGCCGTCGCCGCCGCCGACACCGACGAGTCCGGAGCCGGGGTCGAGTCGCTGACCGTGATCGCCGAGACCACCCTCGACGACGCCGCCGACCGGGTGCGGCTGGCCGCCGACCTGCGGGTCGCCGTCGGGTCCGCGCTCGGACTGGCCGAGGTGTCGGTGCGCCTGGTCGCCCCCGACGCCCTCCCGCGGACCTCGAGCGGGAAGTTCCGCCGCGCCGAGGCCCGCGACCTCGCCCGCCAGTGA
- a CDS encoding aldehyde dehydrogenase family protein — translation MGEGIHLDALGPAGPYRSRNRRPLTSLSGAQIGEISQVPSLYARRTIAAMRAAGVLPGAQRLDALDAAAELFGSASLGGFGPDAYVELVSTASGVPRAVVRQSVEWIVDVLRSQRHTVELAMPRGAVGDWRDERTSAGSAVWARRGEVFAVHAAGNTPAVHGLWPEALALGYKVVVRPSAREPYTAFRLVEALRQAGFPPATVTLLPCDYAVADLIIAEADYAIVYGGQDVVDKYSAIPTVLTQGPGRSKILVTADVDWREKIDIIAASVSHLGGTACTCASAVLVEGDPEPLARALAERLGRIPSLPADHPDATLTVQPTASVVEVDQYLHKVAGDARPLLGGDTIVDELASGGAVLRPAVHLVDSSSATQLGVELPFPCVWVGPWQPADGIAPLRDSLVLTAMTTRAELIDALLDEPSITNLYLGDNPTTWLRPGIPHDGYLGEVLMRTKGMIRTSVGPSVA, via the coding sequence ATGGGCGAGGGAATCCACCTCGACGCGCTGGGGCCCGCCGGGCCCTACCGCAGCCGTAACCGCCGCCCGCTGACCTCGCTGTCCGGGGCGCAGATCGGCGAGATCAGCCAGGTGCCGTCGCTGTACGCGCGGCGCACCATCGCGGCGATGCGCGCCGCCGGGGTGCTGCCCGGCGCGCAACGCCTCGACGCCCTGGACGCGGCGGCCGAGCTGTTCGGCTCCGCCTCGCTCGGCGGGTTCGGCCCGGACGCGTACGTGGAGCTGGTCTCCACCGCCTCGGGGGTGCCGCGCGCGGTGGTCCGCCAGTCGGTCGAGTGGATCGTGGACGTCCTGCGCTCGCAGCGTCACACGGTGGAGCTGGCGATGCCGCGGGGCGCCGTCGGCGACTGGCGTGACGAGCGGACCAGCGCGGGCTCGGCGGTGTGGGCGCGCCGCGGCGAGGTGTTCGCGGTGCACGCGGCCGGGAACACCCCGGCGGTGCACGGGCTGTGGCCGGAGGCGCTCGCCCTGGGCTACAAGGTGGTGGTGCGCCCGTCCGCCCGCGAGCCGTACACCGCGTTCCGGCTGGTGGAGGCCCTGCGCCAGGCCGGCTTCCCACCGGCGACGGTGACACTGCTGCCGTGCGACTACGCCGTCGCCGATCTGATCATCGCCGAGGCCGACTACGCGATCGTCTACGGCGGCCAGGACGTCGTCGACAAGTACAGCGCCATCCCCACCGTGCTCACCCAGGGCCCCGGGCGTTCGAAGATCCTCGTCACGGCGGACGTCGACTGGCGGGAGAAGATCGACATCATCGCCGCCTCGGTCAGCCACCTCGGCGGTACGGCCTGCACGTGCGCGAGCGCGGTGCTCGTCGAGGGCGACCCGGAGCCGCTGGCCCGGGCGCTGGCCGAGCGGCTGGGTCGGATCCCGAGCCTGCCGGCCGACCATCCGGACGCCACCCTCACGGTGCAGCCGACCGCGTCGGTGGTCGAGGTCGACCAGTACCTGCACAAGGTCGCCGGGGACGCCCGGCCGCTGCTCGGGGGCGACACCATCGTCGACGAGCTGGCCTCCGGCGGCGCGGTGCTGCGCCCGGCCGTGCACCTGGTCGATTCCAGCAGCGCCACGCAGCTCGGCGTCGAGCTGCCCTTCCCCTGCGTCTGGGTCGGGCCGTGGCAGCCGGCGGACGGGATCGCCCCGCTGCGCGACTCGCTCGTCCTCACCGCGATGACCACCCGCGCCGAGCTGATCGACGCCCTGCTCGACGAACCGTCGATCACCAATCTCTATCTCGGCGACAATCCCACCACCTGGCTGCGCCCGGGAATTCCGCATGACGGATATCTCGGCGAGGTTCTCATGCGTACCAAGGGAATGATCCGCACATCGGTCGGACCGAGCGTGGCCTGA
- a CDS encoding ferritin-like domain-containing protein, whose protein sequence is MHGYDVFRHYEQKRWTLAELPFDDIDRDRVRPEYVTMVKSSVMGEANSIAAQHGFLNEFDDYDFSTFVAVWGYEELQHHFAFRTWLDAVGVTMPAAPVEAMRAPYAPGTTPSATLATNIISELTVNHVYRSVAAWVDEPVLRSLMLRASRDEAGHAREFLHYARRRLAAHPGELPSVLETLYVYTSEARIKHPVGVFKSGLAEVADHETIDTAFDLFLAGIATEGELDRLQDNIRRAFAALTGLDLSTNGRVRRRLAEALA, encoded by the coding sequence ATGCACGGCTACGACGTCTTCCGCCACTACGAGCAGAAGCGCTGGACCCTCGCCGAGCTGCCGTTCGACGACATCGACCGCGACCGCGTGCGGCCCGAGTACGTCACGATGGTCAAGAGCTCGGTGATGGGGGAGGCGAACTCGATCGCCGCCCAGCACGGCTTCCTCAACGAGTTCGACGACTACGACTTCTCGACCTTCGTGGCCGTCTGGGGCTACGAGGAGCTGCAGCACCACTTCGCGTTCCGGACCTGGCTGGACGCGGTCGGCGTGACGATGCCCGCCGCCCCCGTCGAGGCGATGCGCGCCCCCTACGCGCCGGGCACCACGCCGAGCGCGACGCTCGCCACGAACATCATCTCCGAGTTGACGGTGAACCACGTCTACCGGTCCGTGGCGGCCTGGGTCGACGAGCCGGTCCTGCGCTCGCTGATGCTGCGCGCCAGCCGGGACGAGGCCGGACACGCCCGCGAGTTCCTGCACTACGCGCGCAGGCGGCTGGCGGCGCATCCCGGCGAGCTGCCCTCGGTGCTGGAGACGCTGTACGTCTACACCTCCGAGGCGCGGATCAAGCATCCGGTCGGGGTGTTCAAGAGCGGGCTGGCCGAGGTCGCCGACCACGAGACCATCGACACCGCGTTCGACCTGTTCCTCGCGGGCATCGCCACCGAGGGCGAACTCGACCGGCTCCAGGACAACATCCGCCGGGCCTTCGCCGCCCTGACCGGGCTGGACCTGAGCACCAACGGCCGCGTCCGCCGCCGCCTCGCCGAGGCGCTGGCATGA
- a CDS encoding acyl-ACP desaturase: MTTTTEPSTPSATTIPTIPARSVGLPAEDLDRAVTAFMTASPVTRRWDVETAFDWAAADADRLTEGQRSAVRFITFIEDHLPGYFALYGSRFPLDSDVDVETFLLNREIYHFTVRWAQEEDSHARALFRYQVESGIAQPAALRRELAEEGRKQFALPHEHPAALFAYTLVQEKATQIYYQNLRAVVGDPVLAEVLGRLSRDEARHFTFMADMVDLYLRRYGDAVVEPIREAIAQFRMPLADTLRGYWRWALRIADTAHYDHTEAYEHLVRVVRRAVDAPSDRVDELASFVRACRATDPTPAPR; the protein is encoded by the coding sequence ATGACGACCACGACCGAGCCGTCCACCCCGAGCGCCACGACGATCCCGACAATCCCGGCCCGGTCGGTCGGGCTGCCCGCCGAGGACCTCGACCGGGCGGTCACCGCCTTCATGACCGCCTCCCCGGTGACCCGCCGGTGGGACGTCGAGACCGCCTTCGACTGGGCGGCGGCCGACGCCGACCGGCTCACCGAGGGGCAACGTTCCGCCGTCCGGTTCATCACGTTCATCGAGGACCACCTGCCGGGCTACTTCGCCCTCTACGGCAGCCGGTTCCCGCTCGACAGCGACGTCGACGTCGAGACGTTCCTGCTCAACCGCGAGATCTACCACTTCACGGTGCGCTGGGCGCAGGAGGAGGACAGCCACGCCCGCGCCCTGTTCCGCTACCAGGTGGAGTCGGGCATCGCGCAGCCGGCGGCGCTGCGCCGCGAGCTCGCCGAGGAGGGGCGCAAGCAGTTCGCGCTGCCCCACGAGCATCCGGCCGCGCTGTTCGCCTACACGCTCGTGCAGGAGAAGGCCACCCAGATCTACTACCAGAACCTGCGGGCCGTCGTCGGCGACCCGGTGCTCGCCGAGGTGCTGGGCCGACTCAGCCGCGACGAGGCCCGCCACTTCACGTTCATGGCCGACATGGTCGACCTCTACCTGCGCCGCTACGGCGACGCCGTCGTCGAACCGATCAGGGAGGCCATCGCGCAGTTCCGGATGCCGCTGGCGGACACGCTGCGCGGCTACTGGCGCTGGGCGCTGCGGATCGCCGACACCGCCCACTACGACCACACCGAGGCCTACGAGCACCTCGTCCGGGTCGTGCGCCGCGCGGTGGACGCGCCGTCCGACCGCGTCGACGAACTGGCCAGCTTCGTGCGGGCCTGCCGCGCGACGGACCCGACCCCCGCGCCGCGGTAG
- a CDS encoding PaaI family thioesterase: protein MTAPELPWAVLADYRCFGCSPHNPHGLALEFDEHPEGLQAVFELGRSYESYPGVVHGGLLGVVCDETMGNLIVVRTGLVAFTVSMRMRYLAPVATGHGYTCVARLTAGADAGSPLIGATAEIVDADGVPVVTASATYRNVPFGTARDRIALTNSEADRLHQAMSPAPAMSPAPAMSPAPAMSPAPALSTVPGPSATADVPVPAEETP, encoded by the coding sequence ATGACCGCCCCCGAGCTGCCCTGGGCGGTCCTGGCCGACTACCGCTGCTTCGGCTGCTCGCCGCACAACCCCCACGGCCTCGCGCTGGAGTTCGACGAGCATCCCGAGGGCCTGCAGGCCGTCTTCGAACTCGGCCGCAGCTACGAGTCGTACCCGGGGGTCGTCCACGGCGGGCTGCTCGGCGTCGTCTGCGACGAGACGATGGGCAACCTCATCGTCGTGCGCACCGGGCTGGTGGCCTTCACCGTCAGCATGCGGATGCGCTACCTCGCCCCGGTCGCCACCGGGCACGGCTACACCTGCGTGGCCCGCCTCACCGCCGGCGCGGACGCCGGTTCGCCCCTGATCGGCGCGACCGCGGAGATCGTCGACGCCGACGGCGTCCCGGTCGTCACCGCGTCCGCGACCTACCGCAACGTCCCCTTCGGCACCGCCCGGGACCGCATCGCCCTGACCAACTCCGAGGCCGACCGCCTCCACCAGGCGATGTCCCCTGCTCCGGCGATGTCCCCTGCTCCGGCGATGTCCCCTGCTCCGGCGATGTCCCCTGCTCCGGCGCTGTCCACCGTCCCGGGGCCGTCCGCCACCGCGGACGTCCCCGTCCCCGCTGAGGAGACCCCGTGA
- a CDS encoding acyl carrier protein — protein sequence MTTDADILRQITEIVARELAVPAESLAADTDLRAIEGADSVRLLRVVARVEQTWDVELDDEDVFTVSSVSELAAVVGTALQVKAA from the coding sequence GTGACCACCGACGCCGACATCCTCCGGCAGATCACCGAGATCGTCGCCCGGGAGCTCGCCGTGCCCGCCGAGTCCCTTGCCGCCGACACCGACCTGCGGGCCATCGAGGGCGCCGACTCCGTCCGGCTGCTGCGGGTCGTCGCCAGGGTCGAGCAGACCTGGGACGTCGAGCTGGACGACGAGGATGTCTTCACCGTCTCTTCCGTCTCCGAGCTGGCCGCGGTCGTCGGCACGGCGCTGCAGGTGAAGGCGGCATGA